The proteins below are encoded in one region of Deinococcus aquaedulcis:
- a CDS encoding chitinase, whose translation MTLFRSGRVAALVSLALVLGACGSQTPQVAGRQPVLQAQATGLTATFDSTGAWDTGFTGRITLRNPGTTPITGWTLKFKFNGNAAAGASVWGAGGSIAKDSTGLYTITPNSWGGATIPAGGSVTIGYDGTGQLSGVNTCTLNGASCSGTTTPPPTGDTTAPTVSLTASPSTVTSAGTVSLGATTSDNVGVTKVEFYQDSTLLSTDTTAPFTATETVSSANNGTRSYTAKAFDAAGNTKSASASVTVNISGTTPPPPPPPTSGGLPKHALFGYWHNFDNGSGYIRMKDVNAAWDVINLSFAENKPGGAEGEVAFELCPPQSCGANAETEADFIAGIRAQQAKGKKVLISLGGANAHIQLNTAAARDNFVRTMGDIIARYGLNGLDIDLEGGSLALNPGDTDLNNPTTPAIVNLISAVRSLKARFGSNFILTMAPETAYVQGGLSSYGGIWGAYLPLIHNLRSDLTTLHVQHYNTGSLVGTDGRTYTPGTVDFHVAMTDMLLTGFNLGGNPAKRFPGLRADQVAIGLPSGTRSAGSGYTTPADVQRAVTCLTSGTGCNTYRPGATSPALRGLMTWSINWDRADGLNFSGAHRPFLNSLP comes from the coding sequence ATGACTCTGTTCCGTTCTGGACGTGTGGCGGCTCTTGTTTCGCTGGCCCTGGTGCTGGGGGCCTGCGGCTCTCAGACCCCGCAGGTGGCGGGGCGCCAACCTGTCCTGCAGGCGCAGGCCACGGGGCTGACAGCAACGTTTGACAGCACGGGGGCGTGGGACACGGGCTTCACTGGCCGCATCACCCTGCGCAACCCTGGCACCACGCCCATCACCGGCTGGACCCTGAAGTTCAAGTTCAATGGCAATGCCGCTGCGGGCGCTTCCGTCTGGGGTGCGGGGGGCAGCATCGCCAAGGACAGCACGGGGCTGTACACCATCACCCCCAACAGCTGGGGCGGCGCCACCATTCCCGCCGGCGGCAGTGTCACCATCGGCTACGACGGCACCGGTCAACTGAGCGGCGTCAACACCTGTACCTTGAATGGTGCGAGTTGCTCTGGCACCACCACTCCACCCCCCACGGGTGACACCACCGCCCCCACGGTGAGCCTGACCGCGAGCCCAAGCACAGTGACGAGTGCAGGCACCGTCAGTCTGGGTGCGACAACGAGCGATAACGTGGGCGTGACAAAGGTGGAGTTCTATCAGGACTCAACCTTGCTCAGTACCGATACGACGGCGCCGTTTACCGCCACGGAGACGGTCAGTAGTGCGAACAACGGCACGCGCAGCTATACGGCCAAAGCGTTTGATGCGGCGGGGAATACCAAGTCGGCTTCAGCGTCGGTCACCGTCAATATCTCCGGCACCACCCCGCCCCCGCCACCCCCACCCACCAGCGGCGGCCTGCCCAAGCACGCCCTCTTTGGATACTGGCATAACTTCGACAACGGCAGCGGCTACATCCGCATGAAGGATGTCAATGCCGCCTGGGACGTGATCAACCTGTCGTTTGCCGAGAACAAACCCGGCGGCGCGGAGGGTGAAGTGGCCTTTGAGCTGTGCCCCCCGCAAAGTTGCGGCGCCAATGCCGAGACCGAGGCGGACTTTATCGCCGGGATTCGCGCGCAGCAGGCCAAAGGGAAGAAGGTCCTCATCAGCCTGGGCGGGGCCAACGCGCATATTCAACTGAACACGGCGGCGGCGCGCGACAACTTTGTGCGCACGATGGGCGACATCATCGCCCGCTACGGGCTGAACGGCCTGGACATTGATCTGGAAGGCGGGTCGCTGGCCTTGAACCCCGGCGACACGGATCTGAACAACCCCACCACGCCCGCCATCGTGAACCTGATCAGCGCGGTGCGCAGCCTCAAGGCGCGCTTTGGCTCGAACTTTATCCTCACCATGGCGCCAGAAACGGCCTACGTGCAGGGCGGGCTGTCCAGCTACGGCGGCATCTGGGGCGCGTACCTGCCGCTCATTCACAACCTGCGCAGCGACCTGACCACGCTGCATGTGCAGCACTACAACACCGGTTCGCTGGTGGGCACCGATGGCCGCACCTACACGCCCGGCACCGTGGATTTCCATGTGGCCATGACCGATATGCTGCTCACCGGCTTCAACCTGGGCGGCAACCCGGCCAAGCGCTTCCCGGGCCTGCGGGCCGATCAGGTGGCGATAGGGCTGCCTTCAGGGACGCGCTCAGCGGGCAGCGGGTACACCACCCCGGCCGACGTGCAGCGCGCCGTGACCTGCCTGACCAGCGGCACGGGTTGCAACACCTATCGCCCGGGGGCCACCTCCCCGGCCCTGCGCGGTCTGATGACGTGGTCGATTAACTGGGACCGTGCCGACGGCCTGAATTTCTCGGGGGCGCACCGGCCATTCCTGAATTCGCTGCCCTGA